The DNA window TCGCCATCTCCGTCGGGGCTCTGACTGGCGGTGTAGATGGCCGAGGCAATGGTGCGCGTTTCGCCGGGGATATTGGAAACGAAGGTAATCGTGGCGCCAAATTCGCCGAGCGCCTTGGCAAATCCCAGAGTCGCACCGACCAGAATACCCGGCATTGCCAGAGGCAGCGTTACTAGGAAGAAAGTCGCGACCGGACCAGCCCCCAGTGTGCCGGACGCCTGTTCGAGGCGGGCGTCGACCGCCTCAATGGACAACCGGATGGCGCGGACGATGATCGGCAGCGACATCACGACCGCGGCAACGACGGCGCCTGTCCAGCGGAAGGCGAAGACGATGCCGAAATGCTGATCAAGGAAAGCGCCGATCAGCCCCTTGCGCCCCAGAAGAAGCAAGAGCGCATAGCCGGTGACCACCGGCGGCAGCACCAGGGGCAGGTGAATGATGCCGTCGAACAGCGCTTTGCCGGGAAACCGTCCACGAGCGAGGATCAGCGCCAGCACGGTGGACACCGGCACGCCCCACAACGTCGCCATGGCGGCGACCTTGAAGCTCAGGGCGATGGCAATCCAGGCGTCAGGAGAAAGGTCCGGCATCGGCTTACAGTGTTCGATCGGCACTGGGCCGACAAGTGGTCATCTCTTAGCAACCACCGCCGAAGGTGGCGATGGGCGGCCGACGGCGCGACCGCCCTGCGCCGATCACTTGGCCGGCTTGACGAAACTGGCGGCCGTGAACACGGCTTCCGCCTCGGGGCCCTTGAGATAGGTAACGAAATCAGCG is part of the Pleomorphomonas sp. PLEO genome and encodes:
- the modB gene encoding molybdate ABC transporter permease subunit; the encoded protein is MPDLSPDAWIAIALSFKVAAMATLWGVPVSTVLALILARGRFPGKALFDGIIHLPLVLPPVVTGYALLLLLGRKGLIGAFLDQHFGIVFAFRWTGAVVAAVVMSLPIIVRAIRLSIEAVDARLEQASGTLGAGPVATFFLVTLPLAMPGILVGATLGFAKALGEFGATITFVSNIPGETRTIASAIYTASQSPDGDGEALLLSVIAAGIGLAALVASEIIARWFRRASS